From one Oncorhynchus keta strain PuntledgeMale-10-30-2019 chromosome 30, Oket_V2, whole genome shotgun sequence genomic stretch:
- the nudt6 gene encoding nucleoside diphosphate-linked moiety X motif 6: MATLTRKLLPLVRNALSNQTRLAYAHTGSMRAVRAFTCSASLLQLQNEHGTNVHVLTGKVDRFGGVTVNLGDSDFPSDISEGVFSSLLRDSLAQWRTEGRVAVWLHVPISLSRCAAAASAHGFTYHHAKQDQAILALWLGDGQSRLPGFATHQIGVAGAVVDESNGKVLVVQDKNKTVNAWKFPGGLSDPGENVGTTAVREVFEETGVRSEFKSLLSIRQQHNHPGAFGMSDMYIICRLSPLTHDINFCTQECLRCEWLELTELAKTRATTPITSRLASLLLHGLNQGFDKIDLAMEELPAVYSGRFYQLYHKELPQVLKHKA, from the exons ATGGCAACGCTTACTCGCAAACTATTACCTCTTGTAAGAAACGCGCTTTCAAATCAAACGCGCCTCGCATACGCACATACAGGGTCAATGAGGGCTGTTCGAGCATTCACATGCTCCGCAAGCCTGTTACAACTACAGAATGAGCATGGGACAAATGTCCATGTTTTGACTGGGAAAGTGGACAGATTCGGCGGAGTGACAGTGAACCTCGGTGACAGTGATTTCCCGTCGGATATCAGCGAAGGAGTATTTAGTAGTCTACTGCGAG ACTCTTTGGCTCAGTGGAGGACAGAGGGCCGGGTGGCTGTCTGGCTTCATGTGCCCATCTCTTTGAGCCGCTGTGCCGCAGCAGCTTCTGCTCATGGCTTCACCTACCATCATGCCAAACAGGACCAAGCCATTCTGGCTCTGTGGCTGGGAGATGGGCAGAGCAGGCTGCCTGGGTTTGCTACTCACCAGATTGGAGTGGCAG GTGCAGTCGTTGATGAGTCAAATGGAAAGGTTCTCGTCGTTCAAGACAAAAACAAG ACAGTAAATGCATGGAAGTTCCCTGGAGGGCTCTCGGATCCAGGAGAAAACGTTG GCACCACTGCGGTCCGAGAGGTCTTTGAGGAGACTGGAGTCCGCTCTGAGTTCAAGTCCCTTCTGAGCATCCGGCAGCAGCACAACCACCCGGGTGCTTTTGGCATGTCCGACATGTACATCATCTGCCGCCTCAGCCCTCTCACTCATGACATCAACTTCTGCACCCAGGAGTGCCTGCGCTGCGAGTGGCTGGAGCTAACCGAGCTAGCCAAGACACGCGCCACAACACCCATCACTAGCCGTCTAGCCAGCCTCCTGCTTCACGGCCTAAACCAGGGCTTTGACAAGATTGATCTGGCTATGGAGGAGCTGCCGGCTGTCTACTCAGGGAGGTTCTACCAGCTGTACCACAAGGAGCTGCCGCAGGTGCTAAAACACAAGGCCTGA